One genomic window of Acetomicrobium thermoterrenum DSM 13490 includes the following:
- the rpmI gene encoding 50S ribosomal protein L35 codes for MPKIKTHSGAKKRFKITATGKVAYKKVNRGHLLRKKNQKRIRALKQKGYLDEAFARKIKQLMPYSN; via the coding sequence ATGCCAAAAATCAAAACTCACAGCGGAGCTAAGAAAAGATTTAAAATAACAGCTACCGGAAAAGTGGCTTACAAAAAAGTCAACCGGGGGCACTTGCTTCGAAAGAAGAATCAAAAACGCATTAGAGCATTAAAACAAAAGGGCTACCTCGATGAGGCATTTGCCAGAAAAATTAAACAGTTAATGCCCTATTCCAATTAA